A window of Rhizobium tumorigenes genomic DNA:
CCTGAACAGCAGGCCAAGTTGATCAAGTTTACCGGCTTCGGTGCTTCGGATCTGGCCAACGGCATTTTCCGGCGTCCGGGCGACGACGCCTTTCGCAAAGGCTGGGAAGAGCTCGGTGGCAATCTTGAGAGCGCCGTAGCGCCGAGTGATTACGCGTCTTTGGCGCGTTGCACCCAATATGCCCACTTCACGCCGGAGTTTATCGTTCAGGCCATGTGGATAGGTTTGATCCGCATGGGCTTCAAGGGCGGCCGGATCCTGGAACCGGGGATCGGCACAGGCATGTTTCCGGCGCTGATGCCGGAGTCGCTTTCGACGGTGAGTCATGTCACCGGCATCGAGCTCGATCCCGTCACCGCCCGTATCGTCCGGCTGCTGCAACCGCGGGACAAAATCGTTTGCGGCGATTTCGCGCGAATAGAGTTACCGGCGCATTTCGACTTGGCGATCGGCAACCCTCCGTTCTCCGATCGCACGGTAAAAAGCGATCCGGTCTTCCGCTCTCTCGGTTTTCGGCTGCATGACTATTTCATCGCAAAGTCAATCGACCGGCTGAAGCCGGGCGGCCTGGCCGCCTTCGTCACGTCGTCCGGCACGATGGACAAGGCCGATGCCCGCGCTCGCGAACACATCGCTGGCATGGCCGATCTCGTTGGCGCGATCCGCTTGCCCGAAGGCAGCTTTCGCGCTGACGCCGGCACGGACGTCGTTGTCGATCTTCTCTTCTTCCGGAAGCGCCGAACCGGCGAGCCGGCTGGAGACGACAGTTGGCTCGATCTCGCAGATGTCCAGGTGGAAGGCGAGGGCGGTTGCGTCCGTGTTAACAGGTGGTTCGCGGAGCATCCCGACATGGTGCTGGGCCGCCATGCCATCACCTCAGGTCCCTTCGGCGAGACTTATGCCTGCCTCCCGATCGGGGATGATCTCGAAACGAGCCTGAACGCCACGATCGGTCAGTTGCCCGCCGGCATCTACGCCGGTGAGGCGTCCACAATTGACTTCGCCCTTGAGGACGAAGTCGCGGAAGCCATGGCAGAGCGCCCGGATGATCCAAAGGTTCGCGAAGGCAGCTATTTCATCGCCAAAGGCGCGGTCTTGATGCAGGTGGTGGACGGCGTCGCGGTTCCGCTGGAGATCAGGAAGGGTCGCAGCCGCGATGGCATCTTCGTCAAGCATGCGCTGATCATCCGCAAGCTCATCCCGATCCGCGATGCGGTCCGCTTGGTGCTCAAGCTTCAGGAGTGCGATCAACCATGGCAGACGGCCCAGGTATCACTGCGCATCGCCTGGTCGAGCTTCGTACGAGAATTCGGGCCGATCAACTTCACCACCGTCTCGACATCGGAAGATCCGGAAACCGGTGAGACCAGGGAGGTCCATCGCCGGCCCAACATCGTGCCTTTCCGCGACGATCCTGATTGCTGGCTGGTGGCCTCGATCGAAGACTACGATCTGGAGACCAACACCGCCAAACCCGGCCCGATCTTCACCGAACGGGTGATCGCCCCGCCGGCGGCACCGGTCATCACGTCTGCTGTCGATGCGCTCGCCGTGGTGCTCAATGAACGCGGCCATGTCGATCCCGATCACATCGCCGAACTGCTGCACCGTAACGTGGAGGATGTGGTCGGCGCGTTGGGCGACGCCATCTTCCGCAATCCGTCCGACGGCTCCTGGCAGATGGCCGATGCCTATCTCTCCGGTCCAATTCGGGCGAAGCTTGCTGTTGCCCGCGCGGCCGCCGAGCTCGATCCAATCTTCTCGCGCAACGTGACGGCCTTGGAGCGCGTCCAACCTGCCGATCTCAGGCCCTCCGACATCACCGCGCGCCTTGGCGCGCCATGGATCCCGGCCGATGACGTTGTCGCCTTCATCAAGGAGACGATGGACGCCGACATCTCCATTCATCATTTGCCGGAATTGGCGACCTGGACGGTCAACGCCCGCCAACTGGAATGGTCGGCATCAGGCACGACCGAATGGGGCACCCACCGCCGCCATGCCGGCCAGCTCCTGTCCGATGCGCTGAACTCTTGCCTGCCGCAGATCTTCGACACGGTTCGGGACGCAGAGGTCGAGCGCCGGGTGCTGAACACGGTGGAGACGGAAGCCGCCAAGGAAAAGCTCGCCAAGATCAAGTCCGCCTTCCAGTCGTGGATCTGGTCGGATGCGGATCGCACCGACCGGTTGGCCCGGATCTATAACGACACCTTCAACAACATCGCGCCGCGAGCCTTCAACGGCGATCATCTCCAACTGCCGGGCGCCTCAGGCGCCTTCTCTCTTTATGGGCATCAGAAACGCGGGATCTGGCGGGTTATTTCGGCAGGTAGCACCTATCTCGCCCATGCCGTGGGCGCCGGCAAGACGCTGACCATGGCGGCCGCCATCATGGAACAGCGCCGGCTGGGCCTGATCAACAAGGCGATGCTGGTCGTGCCCGGCCATTGCCTCGCCCAGGCCGCGCGCGAGTTTCTGGCGCTCTATCCCAATGCCCGCATCCTGGTTGCCGACGAGACCAACTTCGTCAGGGAAAAGCGCCATCGCTTCCTGTCACGGGCCGCGACCGCCAAGTGGGATGCCATCATCATCACCCACTCGGC
This region includes:
- a CDS encoding helicase-related protein gives rise to the protein MAHDDPFTIDLFGNTALASGFDLGMPAFAADFAPDIDIDPRSSTPAAAGPLRKESKTTPQMRTKVNFRLQGSRGLAKSWRDRARDNIAAILLANEIDRHGVPARPEQQAKLIKFTGFGASDLANGIFRRPGDDAFRKGWEELGGNLESAVAPSDYASLARCTQYAHFTPEFIVQAMWIGLIRMGFKGGRILEPGIGTGMFPALMPESLSTVSHVTGIELDPVTARIVRLLQPRDKIVCGDFARIELPAHFDLAIGNPPFSDRTVKSDPVFRSLGFRLHDYFIAKSIDRLKPGGLAAFVTSSGTMDKADARAREHIAGMADLVGAIRLPEGSFRADAGTDVVVDLLFFRKRRTGEPAGDDSWLDLADVQVEGEGGCVRVNRWFAEHPDMVLGRHAITSGPFGETYACLPIGDDLETSLNATIGQLPAGIYAGEASTIDFALEDEVAEAMAERPDDPKVREGSYFIAKGAVLMQVVDGVAVPLEIRKGRSRDGIFVKHALIIRKLIPIRDAVRLVLKLQECDQPWQTAQVSLRIAWSSFVREFGPINFTTVSTSEDPETGETREVHRRPNIVPFRDDPDCWLVASIEDYDLETNTAKPGPIFTERVIAPPAAPVITSAVDALAVVLNERGHVDPDHIAELLHRNVEDVVGALGDAIFRNPSDGSWQMADAYLSGPIRAKLAVARAAAELDPIFSRNVTALERVQPADLRPSDITARLGAPWIPADDVVAFIKETMDADISIHHLPELATWTVNARQLEWSASGTTEWGTHRRHAGQLLSDALNSCLPQIFDTVRDAEVERRVLNTVETEAAKEKLAKIKSAFQSWIWSDADRTDRLARIYNDTFNNIAPRAFNGDHLQLPGASGAFSLYGHQKRGIWRVISAGSTYLAHAVGAGKTLTMAAAIMEQRRLGLINKAMLVVPGHCLAQAAREFLALYPNARILVADETNFVREKRHRFLSRAATAKWDAIIITHSAFRFIPVPSSFEAQMIQDELDLYEDLLTKVERDDRLSRKRIERTKEGHKERLEALATRKDDLLTISELGIDQIIVDEAQEFRKLSFATNMSTLRGVDPNGSQRAWDLFVKSRFIETKNPGRALVLASGTPITNTLGEMFSVQRMMDPQALSERGLHEFDAWASTFGDTSTELELQPSGKYKPVTRFSQFVNVPELIAMFRSFADVVLPVDLKTYVKVPEVSGGKRQIVTAEPTAAFKSYQKQLDARIKAIEMRDGPAKPGDDILLSVITAGRHAAIDLRLVDQAMGNETTNKLNALVTNTHRIWQETGGAEYRRKDGKPFDRPGAGQLIFSDLGTINVEASRGFSAYRWIRDELVRLGVPASEVAFMQDYKTSDAKQRLFNDVNAGKVRVLIGSSETMGTGVNVQARLKALHHLDVPWLPSQIEQREGRIIRQGNQHDQVDIFAYSTLGSLDATMWQNNERKARFIAAALSGDTSVRRLEDMGEGQANQFAMAKAIASGDERLMQKAGLEAEIARLDRLRAAHIDDQHAIRRQIRDAERDIEFSSRRIEDVGKDIEQLVPTSGDAFVMQVGEDTFDERKLAGRAVMKEILTLVQLQQEKEVIIATIGGFHVAYHGERFGKDGYRYETLLQRTGGDYEIDLAVTTTPIGAISRLEHALGGFELERGGHRNRLADAKRRLASYTPRLGESFSFEAELELKLSQLDEIERDLAATGDEPEEDRQEVA